The Sorex araneus isolate mSorAra2 chromosome 5, mSorAra2.pri, whole genome shotgun sequence genome has a segment encoding these proteins:
- the SLC45A1 gene encoding proton-associated sugar transporter A isoform X2, with product MLQPQRRAGGGQAGREAEAARGAGGTPASERDASAPHPQERPAAAPTMIPPASSTPPPGEAVPPAWGPQDFWRSHVSGSVSQHISHRANNFKRHPKRRKCIRPSPPPPPNTPCPIELVDLGDLHPQRSLRELLSNGCILFGIEFSYAMETAYVTPVLLQMGLPDQLYSLVWFISPILGFLLQPLLGAWSDRCTSRFGRRRPFILVLAIGVLLGLSLLLNGRDMGAALADTATSHKWGILFTVCGVVLMDFSADSADNPSHAYMMDVCSPADQDRGLNIHALLAGLGGGFGYVVGGIHWDKTSFGRALGGQLRVIYIFTAITLSITTVLTLVSIPERPLRPPGEKRPAMKSPSVPLPPSPPVTAEESVGEAVPCPAGPGLYAGLSGPVSPLSPLTPKYGSFLSRDSSLTGLSEFASSFGAADLDGVLIDCFTGGSDSYLAVAGSVPRQPLSVSFPRAPDGFYRTDCGAGAQLGDALTSGPEGDVLRVGSLDTSKPRSSGILKRPQTLAIPDAAGGGAPQTGRRRTVTFSQQVANILLNGVKYESELTGSGGPAEQPLSLRHLCATICNMPAALRSLCVNHFLGWLSFEGMLLFYTDFMGEVVFQGDPKAPHTSEAYQKYNSGVTAGCWGMCIYAFSAALYSAVLEKLEEHLSVRTLYFIAYLAFGLGTGLATLSRNLYVVLSLCSTYGVLFSTLCTLPYSLLCDYYQSRKGPVRTAPGGAWVWTSPCSAASTSWPRSLSPWCWGP from the exons ATGCTGCAGCCGCAGCGCAGGGCCGGGGGCGGCCAGGCCGGGAGGGAGGCTGAGGCCGCGCGGGGGGCAGGCGGGACCCCGGCCTCGGAGAGGGATGCCTCGGCCCCGCACCCACAG GAGCGCCCAGCAGCCGCCCCGACGATGATCCCCCCAGCGAGCAGCACCCCTCCCCCGGGAGAGGCCGTGCCCCCTGCCTGGGGCCCCCAGGACTTCTGGAGGTCCCACGTCTCGGGCTCCGTGAGCCAGCACATCAGCCACCGGGCCAACAACTTCAAGCGACACCCCAAGAGGAGGAAGTGCAttcggccctccccgcccccgccccccaacaccccGTGCCCCATCGAGCTGGTGGACTTGGGCGACCTGCACCCCCAGCGCTCCTTGCGGGAGCTGTTGTCCAACGGCTGCATCCTGTTCGGCATCGAGTTCAGCTACGCCATGGAGACGGCCTACGTCACGCCCGTGCTGCTGCAGATGGGCCTGCCCGACCAGCTCTACAGCCTGGTCTGGTTCATCAGCCCCATCCTCG GCTTCCTGCTGCAGCCTCTGCTGGGTGCCTGGAGTGACCGATGTACCTCAAGGTTTGGAAGGAGACGCCCTTTCATTCTTGTCCTGGCGATAG GGGTGCTGCTGGGCCTCTCGCTCCTGCTCAACGGCAGGGACATGGGCGCGGCGTTGGCTGACACAGCCACCTCCCACAAGTGGGGGATCCTCTTCACCGTGTGCGGGGTGGTGCTGATGGACTTCAGCGCCGACTCGGCGGACAACCCCAGCCACGCCTACATGATGGACGTGTGCAGCCCTGCGGACCAGGACCGTGGCCTGAACATCCACGCGCTCCTggcag GTCTCGGTGGTGGCTTTGGCTACGTGGTCGGGGGCATCCACTGGGACAAGACGAGCTTCGGGAGAGCGCTGGGCGGACAGCTGCGCGTCATCTACATCTTCACGGCcatcaccctgagcatcaccaccgtGCTGACGCTCGTCAGCATCCCCGAGAGGCCCCTGCGGCCCCCCGGGGAGAAGCGGCCGGCCATGAAGAGCCCCAGCGTGCCGCTGCCGCCGTCGCCCCCCGTGACGGCCGAGGAGAGCGTGGGCGAGGCCGTCCCTTGCCCCGCGGGCCCCGGCCTCTACGCCGGCCTCTCGGGGCCCGTGTCGCCGCTCAGCCCGCTCACCCCCAAGTACGGCAGCTTCCTGAGCAGGGACAGCTCCCTGACGGGCCTCAGCGAGTTCGCCTCGTCCTTCGGCGCGGCCGACCTGGACGGCGTGCTCATCGACTGCTTCACGGGCGGCTCCGACTCGTACCTGGCCGTGGCCGGCAGCGTGCCCCGCCAGCCCCTCAGCGTCAGCTTCCCCCGCGCCCCTGACGGCTTCTACCGGACGGACTGTGGCGCGGGGGCCCAGCTGGGGGACGCCCTGACCTCCGGCCCTGAGGGGGATGTTTTAAGGGTGGGGTCGCTGGACACCTCCAAGCCGCGCTCGTCGGGGATTCTCAAGCGGCCGCAGACCCTGGCCATCCCCGatgcggcggggggcggggcccccCAGACCGGCAGGAGGAGGACCGTGACCTTCAGTCAGCAG GTGGCCAACATCCTGCTGAACGGAGTGAAGTACGAGAGCGAGCTGACGGGCTCTGGGGGGCCGGCCGAGCAGCCGCTGTCCCTCCGCCACCTCTGCGCCACCATCTGCAACATGCCGGCCGCGCTGCGCAGCCTCTGTGTCAACCACTTCCTGG GCTGGCTGTCCTTCGAGGGGATGCTGCTCTTCTACACGGACTTCATGGGGGAGGTGGTGTTCCAGGGGGACCCCAAGGCCCCGCACACGTCGGAGGCGTACCAGAAGTACAACAGCGGCGTCACCGCGGGGTGCTGGGGCATGTGCATCTACGCCTTCAGCGCCGCCCTCTACTCAG CCGTCCTGGAGAAGCTGGAGGAGCACCTGAGCGTGCGCACCCTGTACTTCATCGCCTACCTGGCCTTCGGCCTGGGCACCGGCCTGGCCACGCTGTCTCGGAACCTGTACGTGGTCCTGTCGCTGTGCAGCACCTACGGGGTGCTCTTCTCCACGCTCTGCACGCTGCCCTACTCGCTGCTGTGCGACTACTACCAGAGCCGGAAG GGTCCAGTGCGGACGGCACCCGGCGGGGCATGGGTGTGGACATCTCCCTGCTCAGCTGCCAGTACTTCCTGGCCCAGATCCTTGTCTCCCTGGTGCTGGGGCCCCTGA
- the SLC45A1 gene encoding proton-associated sugar transporter A isoform X1 produces MLQPQRRAGGGQAGREAEAARGAGGTPASERDASAPHPQERPAAAPTMIPPASSTPPPGEAVPPAWGPQDFWRSHVSGSVSQHISHRANNFKRHPKRRKCIRPSPPPPPNTPCPIELVDLGDLHPQRSLRELLSNGCILFGIEFSYAMETAYVTPVLLQMGLPDQLYSLVWFISPILGFLLQPLLGAWSDRCTSRFGRRRPFILVLAIGVLLGLSLLLNGRDMGAALADTATSHKWGILFTVCGVVLMDFSADSADNPSHAYMMDVCSPADQDRGLNIHALLAGLGGGFGYVVGGIHWDKTSFGRALGGQLRVIYIFTAITLSITTVLTLVSIPERPLRPPGEKRPAMKSPSVPLPPSPPVTAEESVGEAVPCPAGPGLYAGLSGPVSPLSPLTPKYGSFLSRDSSLTGLSEFASSFGAADLDGVLIDCFTGGSDSYLAVAGSVPRQPLSVSFPRAPDGFYRTDCGAGAQLGDALTSGPEGDVLRVGSLDTSKPRSSGILKRPQTLAIPDAAGGGAPQTGRRRTVTFSQQVANILLNGVKYESELTGSGGPAEQPLSLRHLCATICNMPAALRSLCVNHFLGWLSFEGMLLFYTDFMGEVVFQGDPKAPHTSEAYQKYNSGVTAGCWGMCIYAFSAALYSAVLEKLEEHLSVRTLYFIAYLAFGLGTGLATLSRNLYVVLSLCSTYGVLFSTLCTLPYSLLCDYYQSRKFAGSSADGTRRGMGVDISLLSCQYFLAQILVSLVLGPLTSAVGSANGVMYFSSLVSFLGCLYSSLFVVYEIPPSEAADEEHQPLLLNA; encoded by the exons ATGCTGCAGCCGCAGCGCAGGGCCGGGGGCGGCCAGGCCGGGAGGGAGGCTGAGGCCGCGCGGGGGGCAGGCGGGACCCCGGCCTCGGAGAGGGATGCCTCGGCCCCGCACCCACAG GAGCGCCCAGCAGCCGCCCCGACGATGATCCCCCCAGCGAGCAGCACCCCTCCCCCGGGAGAGGCCGTGCCCCCTGCCTGGGGCCCCCAGGACTTCTGGAGGTCCCACGTCTCGGGCTCCGTGAGCCAGCACATCAGCCACCGGGCCAACAACTTCAAGCGACACCCCAAGAGGAGGAAGTGCAttcggccctccccgcccccgccccccaacaccccGTGCCCCATCGAGCTGGTGGACTTGGGCGACCTGCACCCCCAGCGCTCCTTGCGGGAGCTGTTGTCCAACGGCTGCATCCTGTTCGGCATCGAGTTCAGCTACGCCATGGAGACGGCCTACGTCACGCCCGTGCTGCTGCAGATGGGCCTGCCCGACCAGCTCTACAGCCTGGTCTGGTTCATCAGCCCCATCCTCG GCTTCCTGCTGCAGCCTCTGCTGGGTGCCTGGAGTGACCGATGTACCTCAAGGTTTGGAAGGAGACGCCCTTTCATTCTTGTCCTGGCGATAG GGGTGCTGCTGGGCCTCTCGCTCCTGCTCAACGGCAGGGACATGGGCGCGGCGTTGGCTGACACAGCCACCTCCCACAAGTGGGGGATCCTCTTCACCGTGTGCGGGGTGGTGCTGATGGACTTCAGCGCCGACTCGGCGGACAACCCCAGCCACGCCTACATGATGGACGTGTGCAGCCCTGCGGACCAGGACCGTGGCCTGAACATCCACGCGCTCCTggcag GTCTCGGTGGTGGCTTTGGCTACGTGGTCGGGGGCATCCACTGGGACAAGACGAGCTTCGGGAGAGCGCTGGGCGGACAGCTGCGCGTCATCTACATCTTCACGGCcatcaccctgagcatcaccaccgtGCTGACGCTCGTCAGCATCCCCGAGAGGCCCCTGCGGCCCCCCGGGGAGAAGCGGCCGGCCATGAAGAGCCCCAGCGTGCCGCTGCCGCCGTCGCCCCCCGTGACGGCCGAGGAGAGCGTGGGCGAGGCCGTCCCTTGCCCCGCGGGCCCCGGCCTCTACGCCGGCCTCTCGGGGCCCGTGTCGCCGCTCAGCCCGCTCACCCCCAAGTACGGCAGCTTCCTGAGCAGGGACAGCTCCCTGACGGGCCTCAGCGAGTTCGCCTCGTCCTTCGGCGCGGCCGACCTGGACGGCGTGCTCATCGACTGCTTCACGGGCGGCTCCGACTCGTACCTGGCCGTGGCCGGCAGCGTGCCCCGCCAGCCCCTCAGCGTCAGCTTCCCCCGCGCCCCTGACGGCTTCTACCGGACGGACTGTGGCGCGGGGGCCCAGCTGGGGGACGCCCTGACCTCCGGCCCTGAGGGGGATGTTTTAAGGGTGGGGTCGCTGGACACCTCCAAGCCGCGCTCGTCGGGGATTCTCAAGCGGCCGCAGACCCTGGCCATCCCCGatgcggcggggggcggggcccccCAGACCGGCAGGAGGAGGACCGTGACCTTCAGTCAGCAG GTGGCCAACATCCTGCTGAACGGAGTGAAGTACGAGAGCGAGCTGACGGGCTCTGGGGGGCCGGCCGAGCAGCCGCTGTCCCTCCGCCACCTCTGCGCCACCATCTGCAACATGCCGGCCGCGCTGCGCAGCCTCTGTGTCAACCACTTCCTGG GCTGGCTGTCCTTCGAGGGGATGCTGCTCTTCTACACGGACTTCATGGGGGAGGTGGTGTTCCAGGGGGACCCCAAGGCCCCGCACACGTCGGAGGCGTACCAGAAGTACAACAGCGGCGTCACCGCGGGGTGCTGGGGCATGTGCATCTACGCCTTCAGCGCCGCCCTCTACTCAG CCGTCCTGGAGAAGCTGGAGGAGCACCTGAGCGTGCGCACCCTGTACTTCATCGCCTACCTGGCCTTCGGCCTGGGCACCGGCCTGGCCACGCTGTCTCGGAACCTGTACGTGGTCCTGTCGCTGTGCAGCACCTACGGGGTGCTCTTCTCCACGCTCTGCACGCTGCCCTACTCGCTGCTGTGCGACTACTACCAGAGCCGGAAG TTTGCAGGGTCCAGTGCGGACGGCACCCGGCGGGGCATGGGTGTGGACATCTCCCTGCTCAGCTGCCAGTACTTCCTGGCCCAGATCCTTGTCTCCCTGGTGCTGGGGCCCCTGACGTCGGCCGTGGGCAGCGCCAACGGCGTGATGTACTTCTCCAGCCTTGTGTCCTTCCTGGGCTGTCTCTACTCCTCGCTGTTTGTCGTGTATGAAATCCCGCCCAGCGAGGCCGCCGACGAGGAGCACCAGCCCCTCCTGCTGAATGCGTGA
- the SLC45A1 gene encoding proton-associated sugar transporter A isoform X3 produces the protein MGAALADTATSHKWGILFTVCGVVLMDFSADSADNPSHAYMMDVCSPADQDRGLNIHALLAGLGGGFGYVVGGIHWDKTSFGRALGGQLRVIYIFTAITLSITTVLTLVSIPERPLRPPGEKRPAMKSPSVPLPPSPPVTAEESVGEAVPCPAGPGLYAGLSGPVSPLSPLTPKYGSFLSRDSSLTGLSEFASSFGAADLDGVLIDCFTGGSDSYLAVAGSVPRQPLSVSFPRAPDGFYRTDCGAGAQLGDALTSGPEGDVLRVGSLDTSKPRSSGILKRPQTLAIPDAAGGGAPQTGRRRTVTFSQQVANILLNGVKYESELTGSGGPAEQPLSLRHLCATICNMPAALRSLCVNHFLGWLSFEGMLLFYTDFMGEVVFQGDPKAPHTSEAYQKYNSGVTAGCWGMCIYAFSAALYSAVLEKLEEHLSVRTLYFIAYLAFGLGTGLATLSRNLYVVLSLCSTYGVLFSTLCTLPYSLLCDYYQSRKFAGSSADGTRRGMGVDISLLSCQYFLAQILVSLVLGPLTSAVGSANGVMYFSSLVSFLGCLYSSLFVVYEIPPSEAADEEHQPLLLNA, from the exons ATGGGCGCGGCGTTGGCTGACACAGCCACCTCCCACAAGTGGGGGATCCTCTTCACCGTGTGCGGGGTGGTGCTGATGGACTTCAGCGCCGACTCGGCGGACAACCCCAGCCACGCCTACATGATGGACGTGTGCAGCCCTGCGGACCAGGACCGTGGCCTGAACATCCACGCGCTCCTggcag GTCTCGGTGGTGGCTTTGGCTACGTGGTCGGGGGCATCCACTGGGACAAGACGAGCTTCGGGAGAGCGCTGGGCGGACAGCTGCGCGTCATCTACATCTTCACGGCcatcaccctgagcatcaccaccgtGCTGACGCTCGTCAGCATCCCCGAGAGGCCCCTGCGGCCCCCCGGGGAGAAGCGGCCGGCCATGAAGAGCCCCAGCGTGCCGCTGCCGCCGTCGCCCCCCGTGACGGCCGAGGAGAGCGTGGGCGAGGCCGTCCCTTGCCCCGCGGGCCCCGGCCTCTACGCCGGCCTCTCGGGGCCCGTGTCGCCGCTCAGCCCGCTCACCCCCAAGTACGGCAGCTTCCTGAGCAGGGACAGCTCCCTGACGGGCCTCAGCGAGTTCGCCTCGTCCTTCGGCGCGGCCGACCTGGACGGCGTGCTCATCGACTGCTTCACGGGCGGCTCCGACTCGTACCTGGCCGTGGCCGGCAGCGTGCCCCGCCAGCCCCTCAGCGTCAGCTTCCCCCGCGCCCCTGACGGCTTCTACCGGACGGACTGTGGCGCGGGGGCCCAGCTGGGGGACGCCCTGACCTCCGGCCCTGAGGGGGATGTTTTAAGGGTGGGGTCGCTGGACACCTCCAAGCCGCGCTCGTCGGGGATTCTCAAGCGGCCGCAGACCCTGGCCATCCCCGatgcggcggggggcggggcccccCAGACCGGCAGGAGGAGGACCGTGACCTTCAGTCAGCAG GTGGCCAACATCCTGCTGAACGGAGTGAAGTACGAGAGCGAGCTGACGGGCTCTGGGGGGCCGGCCGAGCAGCCGCTGTCCCTCCGCCACCTCTGCGCCACCATCTGCAACATGCCGGCCGCGCTGCGCAGCCTCTGTGTCAACCACTTCCTGG GCTGGCTGTCCTTCGAGGGGATGCTGCTCTTCTACACGGACTTCATGGGGGAGGTGGTGTTCCAGGGGGACCCCAAGGCCCCGCACACGTCGGAGGCGTACCAGAAGTACAACAGCGGCGTCACCGCGGGGTGCTGGGGCATGTGCATCTACGCCTTCAGCGCCGCCCTCTACTCAG CCGTCCTGGAGAAGCTGGAGGAGCACCTGAGCGTGCGCACCCTGTACTTCATCGCCTACCTGGCCTTCGGCCTGGGCACCGGCCTGGCCACGCTGTCTCGGAACCTGTACGTGGTCCTGTCGCTGTGCAGCACCTACGGGGTGCTCTTCTCCACGCTCTGCACGCTGCCCTACTCGCTGCTGTGCGACTACTACCAGAGCCGGAAG TTTGCAGGGTCCAGTGCGGACGGCACCCGGCGGGGCATGGGTGTGGACATCTCCCTGCTCAGCTGCCAGTACTTCCTGGCCCAGATCCTTGTCTCCCTGGTGCTGGGGCCCCTGACGTCGGCCGTGGGCAGCGCCAACGGCGTGATGTACTTCTCCAGCCTTGTGTCCTTCCTGGGCTGTCTCTACTCCTCGCTGTTTGTCGTGTATGAAATCCCGCCCAGCGAGGCCGCCGACGAGGAGCACCAGCCCCTCCTGCTGAATGCGTGA